GTGTGTTGAAGCAACTTCAGTATCCCATTCTACATATGAAAGAGAAATGTTTTTTTCTTCATCTTTACCAGAAGAGAAAAATGATGGAGCAATAACAGATGCGATAACAACAACAATAGCAATAATAATAGCGATTAGTTTTTGTTTAGCTGAAAATTTTGATGTTGATGGTGCTGTTTTTTTCTTATTTAAATGTTGTGTAAAACGATCGATGATGATGGCTAGAATAACTAAAGCAACCCCATTAACAAAACCATTTCCGACTTGTGCACGTTGTAAAGCTGAAAGAACGCCACGACCAAGTCCTGGAGCACCAATCATTGATGCGATAACAACCATAGATAAAGCTAACATGGTTGTTTGATTGACACCAGCCATAATCGTACTTTTAGCTAAGGGTAATTCTAGCTTGAATAATTTTTGCCAACCAGTACTTCCGAATGAATCAGAAGCTTCAACCAACTCTTTTGGCACTTGGCGAATCCCAAGGTTTGTAAAACGAACAGTTGGCGGTAAAGCAAAGATTACTGAGGCAAATACTCCAGGAACCATACCGATACCAAAGAATGCTACAGCAGGAATTAAATAAACAAATCCAGGCATAGTTTGCATAAAGTCTAAAATCGGTGTAATAATACTTTGCGCTTTATTACTTTTAGCCATCAAAATTCCTAGTGGCACACCAATAACAATAGAAACTACACTAGATAGTAACACTAATGTTACGGTACTCATTAGATCAGACCATAAATGTTGGTTATAAATGAAGAGTAAACCAATAAAAGTAAATAAACTCAAGCCAATCTTTTTATTTGAAATGAAAAAGGCAACAGCCGTCATTATGACGATAAATAAAAGGGGCGGAATAGCTACTAATAGAGACGTTATACCATCCATTAAATGTTGACCTGTTGACTGGAAGAAACTAAATAATCCAGCAAACGTGTTAGTCATCCATTCAGTAATTGTTTCAACCCAACTTGCTACAGGTAATTGATAATTATTCATTGATGTTCACCTCTGTTTCTGCTAACGCTTCAAGCACACTTCCTCGAATAACGACACCTAACAATTTATTGTTGTCCGTTACAGCAATTGGTGTTGGCGAATCATAAATGATTGGGAAGATATCATTTACCAGCATATCTTTATCAATTGAGGTGATATCAGTGTCCACATAATCAGTTAATGGCTTACCAGTTTTACGTGCTTCTAAAGCACGTTCTGCTCGAACAACACCTTTTAATTGACGTTTTTTATCGACAGCTAAGAGCATACTAACCTCTTCTTGACGCATTCGTGTTAAGGCAACAGTAGGGCCATCAATTTCAATGTTAGTAGTTAGAGCAGGAACCATAATATTTTGAGCTGTCAATACTTTGGAACGATCCACATCTTCAACGAATGTACGTACATAATCATTAGCTGGGTTGGTTAAAATTTCTTCTCCAGTACCGATTTGCATGATTTGACCATCTTTCATCAAGGCGATTCGATCACCAATACGTAAGGCTTCATTTAAATCGTGGGTAATGAAAATGATTGTTTTTTTCACATTTTCTTGTAAATCGACTAATTCATCTTGCATTTCACGTCGGATTAATGGATCTAGCGCAGAAAAGGCTTCGTCCATCAATAAAATTTCAGGATCATTCGCTAAAGCTCTAGCCAAACCGACACGTTGTTGCATACCACCAGATAATTGATTAGGAAACTGATCTTTAAAAGCAAGTAAACTTGAATTTTCTAGTGCTTTTTCTGCTTTAGCAGTTCGTTCCTCTTTCGGAATCCCTCGAACTTCTAATCCATACTCTGTATTTTCTAAGATAGTCCGATGAGGAAAAAGCCCAAAATTTTGGAAGACCATACTCATTTTATTTCGGCGAACTTCCCTTAATCCTTCTTTATCTAATTTGGCAATCTCTTGATTATCAATAAAAATATTTCCAGACGTTGGCTCAATCAAACGATTCAATAAACGAATCAATGTTGATTTCCCACTACCAGAAAGACCCATAATAACAAAAATTTCACCTTCTTCTACTTCAAAGTTTACATCGTAAACTCCAACAGTAGCACCAGTTTTTTTCAAGATTTCAGTTTTATCTTTGTTTTCTTTGATCATATCCAGTGCTTGCTTAGATTTTTTACCGAATATTTTTGTTAAATGCGATACTTTTACTTTGGGCAAAACAAAATTCCTCCTTATTTTAAAAGCTGAGCGAGCTCGTTTAATCTCGACAGGAAAATAGGAAAGTCGGAGAGTGGCGCTTTTAAGCCACAATCAGATTTTATCTTTTTCCCGAGAGACAAGCTCGCGAAGCTAGATAACCATAAAAGCAAAGCCAGCTCGTTCAACTACGACTGAAAAATAGGAAACCCAGAAGGGCGTTCTACGCCGCATTCAGAGTTCTCTTTTTCAATGAAGCTAGGCCATAGTTGATAATGGTGCTTGATTTTGCTTGAGCATGTACGTTGAAACATTCACTATGTTTCAAAATAAAAGCGACATAGTTTTTGCTATATCACGAAGACTTGATTTACATGTAAAGAAAATCAAATTCTTTTCTGTAAAAAAAGTGACCATTCTAGGTTAACACCGTGTAGTCACTTTGTCAAATGACTAACCTATAAATCAACACAAAAAACAAAGAAGAACAATCAAACGACTGAATGATTCCTCTTCTTTGTTTTTTATTATGAATTTGGATAGAAAAAATTTTGTACGCGTTGCAAAGTTGATTCGTGCCCTACAAAATAGATCGTATCGCCAGCTGTAAGTTTAGCATAAGGCCCAGGGGAGACAAGTAATTCATCTCCGTGTTTAATGGCAATCAATGTAGCAGAGGTGCTTTGCCATAAATTTAAGTCACTGATTGTCCTTTCCAAATGAGAAGCTTCATTCGTTAACGTAAAGGTAACAGGATTCAACGGATTAAACGAATCAAATCGTTTTGTTTGATCAACAAGTTTATCTAATATTTCTGAAAAGTGACTTAATTCTTCTTTTTGTTTTTTTACACTGCCAATCAAATCTTCCTTCAAATCATGAATGGATTGAACATCTTGATATTGCTCGACAAAAAGTTTGGCTTTTTCGATGGAGTGAACATAAAATCCGCTGCCGTGTTTTGCTTGAACAATGTCTAAATCCACCAAAACACTAATGGCTTTGCGCGCTGTTTCAGGAGAAACACTATATTTGTTAGCAAGAGTGGAGCGTGCATGAATTTTATCACCAACCATAAATGTTTGATCAGCGATTTTTGCTGCCACATCAACCGCAATTTGCTGATATTTTGGTTTTGTCACATTCATACGTTTTGAGGTCATGATTGCCCACCTTTCATTCATTTTTTTCGTTTAATTCCTCTAATTCTAAACTAAAGTTTTCCCATTCTGTCAGTAATTCTTCTTGTTGTTTTCGCTGAGTTTCTAACTCATCATTTAAAGACATCAGTTTTACATGATCATCAACTAAACTAGGATCACTCATTGATTGTTCCAATTGATCAATCGTTACATCCAGTGTTGCTAAATTTTCTTCGATTTGAGTGATCTTTCGTTGAAGATTTCGTAAAAGCTTTTGTTGCTCTTTATTTTGATAAAAATCATTTTTGGGTTTTGTCACTTCCGTTTGTGTTGTTTGGGTTTTTTCAGCAAGTAAAATAGCTAACTCTTCTTCTTCTTTTTTCTTTTCTAGGTAGTAGTCATAATCACCTAAGTAAAGCTTACTACCAGATTCAGAAAGTTCGACGACCTTTGTTGCGATCCGATTAATGAAATAACGGTCATGAGAAACAAATAAAAGAGTTCCTTCGTAATCAATCAAGGCATTTTCTAAAACTTCTTTATTATCTATATCCAAATGGTTCGTTGGTTCATCCAATATCAAAAAATTTTCTTTATCCATTGATAGTTTTGCCAAAGCAACACGAGCTTTTTCACCGCCACTCAAAAGGGGAATCGTTTTTTCCACATCATTTCCACTAAACAAAAAGCTGCCTAAAACATTGCGGATATCTTTTTCAGGTGTTGTAGGGTGTTCATCCCAAAGTTCTGCTAATACCGTTTTAGTACCATGAAGATCGGCTTGTTCTTGATCGTAATAGCCAATCTGGACATTGGTTCCAAGAGTTGCTGCTCCTTTAATGAAGGGAATAGTCCCAATAATCGATTTTAGCAAGGTTGACTTTCCAATACCATTGGGTCCGACTAAAGCAATGGCTTCTTGTCTACGGATATCTAAAGAGACTGGTTCAGATAAGACACGAAAATCATACCCAATTGCAGCATCTTCCACTTGTAGGACAACATTTCCTGAAGTTTTTTCAATGGAAAATAGGAAATTCGCTGATTTTTCGTCTCCTTGAGGTCTGTCCAATCGTTCCATTTTTTCTAATGTTTTCCGGCGGCTTTGTGCTCGTTTTGTCGTGGACGCTCTGACTAAGTTTCTGGCAACAAATTCTTCTAATTTATTGATTTCCGTTTGTTGTTTTTCATATGCTTTCCATTCACTTGTTAACTGCTCGGCTTTTAATTCTAAATATTTAGAGTAGTTTCCTTTGTAATAGCGCATTTTATGACGGCTGATTTCATAAACTTCATTAACGACTTTATCCAGAAAGTAACGGTCATGTGAGACGATCAAAAGGGCACCTGAGTATCCAGGTAAGTAATTCTCTAGCCAAGAAAGGGTGTCAATATCTAAATGGTTCGTTGGCTCATCGAGAATCAAAATATCTGGTTTTTGCAACAGCATTCTTGCTAAAGCTAAACGTGTTTTTTGACCACCAGATAATGTACTGATATTTTTTGAATAAAATTCTTCTTTAAAACCAAAGCCATGTAGGACAGAACGAATTTCATTTTCATAGCCATAACCATTTTTTTCTGAAAAGTCATGTTGTAGTCGGTCATATTCTTTCATAACAGATTCGTAATTTGAAGCATCAGGTAAAAGTTCACTGATGATGATTTCTAGCTCACGCATCCGATTTTCCATCGTTATGACCTCGTCAAACGCTTCAAGCATTTCATTCCAAACTGTTTTGTCAGAAGTAAGTCCAGTATCTTGAGCTAGGTAACCTAAACTGGCCGTTTTATTTTTAGCAATGGTTCCAGCATCAGGTGCGTCGATGCCAGCGATTATTTTTAAAAGAGTCGATTTACCAGCGCCATTGCGGCCAACCAAAGCGACTCGACTATTTGTACTAATTTCCATTTGTATGTTTTCAAACAAAGTATCTGCACCGAAATAACGGGCAATTTGATTTGCTTGGAGTAAAATCATGGGGCATCCTCATTTCTATTTCAATGCTTTTAGTGTAGCATAAATTAACAAAAAATAGCACCTCTACCGTAGCTTGAATCAAAATTTGCATAGACTGTTTAAAAAAGTTTGAAAAATCGTTTTTTTCCTGAGCTGTAAGATTGCTTTTTGTCTAGAACAACTGATATTATGGGAGTTGGATATTTGTCTATATTTAGAGTATTGGAGGTACGATTGTGAAAGACCAAA
The DNA window shown above is from Enterococcus sp. 4G2_DIV0659 and carries:
- a CDS encoding ABC transporter permease/substrate binding protein, whose amino-acid sequence is MNNYQLPVASWVETITEWMTNTFAGLFSFFQSTGQHLMDGITSLLVAIPPLLFIVIMTAVAFFISNKKIGLSLFTFIGLLFIYNQHLWSDLMSTVTLVLLSSVVSIVIGVPLGILMAKSNKAQSIITPILDFMQTMPGFVYLIPAVAFFGIGMVPGVFASVIFALPPTVRFTNLGIRQVPKELVEASDSFGSTGWQKLFKLELPLAKSTIMAGVNQTTMLALSMVVIASMIGAPGLGRGVLSALQRAQVGNGFVNGVALVILAIIIDRFTQHLNKKKTAPSTSKFSAKQKLIAIIIAIVVVIASVIAPSFFSSGKDEEKNISLSYVEWDTEVASTHVVGEVLKDVGYNVSLTPLDNAIMWESISKGETDAMVAAWLPGTHGEQYKQYKDKVDDLGENLKGAKLGIVVPKYMDVNSIEDLKEQAGKKITGIEPGAGVVAAAEKTQKAYSNLADWSVETSSSGAMTVALGQAIKNKEDIVITGWSPHWMFAKYDLKYLEDPKGTMGSEEAIHTMARKGLEQDNPEAYAILKNFHWTKEDMESVMLEINNGTEPTKAARNWIDKHPNEVAEWKK
- a CDS encoding quaternary amine ABC transporter ATP-binding protein; the encoded protein is MPKVKVSHLTKIFGKKSKQALDMIKENKDKTEILKKTGATVGVYDVNFEVEEGEIFVIMGLSGSGKSTLIRLLNRLIEPTSGNIFIDNQEIAKLDKEGLREVRRNKMSMVFQNFGLFPHRTILENTEYGLEVRGIPKEERTAKAEKALENSSLLAFKDQFPNQLSGGMQQRVGLARALANDPEILLMDEAFSALDPLIRREMQDELVDLQENVKKTIIFITHDLNEALRIGDRIALMKDGQIMQIGTGEEILTNPANDYVRTFVEDVDRSKVLTAQNIMVPALTTNIEIDGPTVALTRMRQEEVSMLLAVDKKRQLKGVVRAERALEARKTGKPLTDYVDTDITSIDKDMLVNDIFPIIYDSPTPIAVTDNNKLLGVVIRGSVLEALAETEVNINE
- a CDS encoding TrkA C-terminal domain-containing protein; the encoded protein is MTSKRMNVTKPKYQQIAVDVAAKIADQTFMVGDKIHARSTLANKYSVSPETARKAISVLVDLDIVQAKHGSGFYVHSIEKAKLFVEQYQDVQSIHDLKEDLIGSVKKQKEELSHFSEILDKLVDQTKRFDSFNPLNPVTFTLTNEASHLERTISDLNLWQSTSATLIAIKHGDELLVSPGPYAKLTAGDTIYFVGHESTLQRVQNFFYPNS
- a CDS encoding ABC-F family ATP-binding cassette domain-containing protein: MILLQANQIARYFGADTLFENIQMEISTNSRVALVGRNGAGKSTLLKIIAGIDAPDAGTIAKNKTASLGYLAQDTGLTSDKTVWNEMLEAFDEVITMENRMRELEIIISELLPDASNYESVMKEYDRLQHDFSEKNGYGYENEIRSVLHGFGFKEEFYSKNISTLSGGQKTRLALARMLLQKPDILILDEPTNHLDIDTLSWLENYLPGYSGALLIVSHDRYFLDKVVNEVYEISRHKMRYYKGNYSKYLELKAEQLTSEWKAYEKQQTEINKLEEFVARNLVRASTTKRAQSRRKTLEKMERLDRPQGDEKSANFLFSIEKTSGNVVLQVEDAAIGYDFRVLSEPVSLDIRRQEAIALVGPNGIGKSTLLKSIIGTIPFIKGAATLGTNVQIGYYDQEQADLHGTKTVLAELWDEHPTTPEKDIRNVLGSFLFSGNDVEKTIPLLSGGEKARVALAKLSMDKENFLILDEPTNHLDIDNKEVLENALIDYEGTLLFVSHDRYFINRIATKVVELSESGSKLYLGDYDYYLEKKKEEEELAILLAEKTQTTQTEVTKPKNDFYQNKEQQKLLRNLQRKITQIEENLATLDVTIDQLEQSMSDPSLVDDHVKLMSLNDELETQRKQQEELLTEWENFSLELEELNEKNE